The DNA segment TACTCAACCTGTACCTCAATCGCGCGCCCTTTGGCGGCACCTTGCAGGGCGTGGCGGCAGCCAGTTGGGCCTATCTGGGCAAGTCGCCGCAACAGCTGACCCACGCCGAAGCAGCGTTGCTCGCGGTACTGCCCCAGGCACCGAGCCGTCTGCGCCCGGACCGTCACCCGCAGCGCGCCCAGGAGGCCCGGGACAAAGTGCTGCGGCGCCTGGCCGAGTTCCAGGTGTGGCCGCAATCGGCGGTCGACGAAGCCCTGGAAGAACCCCTGTTGCTGGCGCCGCGCCTGGAACCCAGCCTGGCGCCGCTGCTGGCGCGCCGCTTGAACCGTCCCGACAGCCCGCCGCTGATTCGCACCACTCTCGACGCGACCCTGCAACGCCGTCTCGAAGACCTGCTGCTGGGTTGGCGCGCGCGGCTGCCGGAGCACACCTCGGCCGCGATCCTGGTGGTCGAAGAAGAAAGCATGGCCGTGCGCGCCTACCTGGGCTCGGTGGATATCAACGATGCGCGGCGCTTTGGCCATGTGGATATGATCAGCGCTCTGCGCTCGCCGGGCTCGACCCTCAAACCCTTCCTGTATGGCATGGCTTTGGACGCGGGGCTGATTCACTCTGAATCGCTGTTGCAGGATGTGCCTCGGCGCTATGGCGATTACCGGCCGGGCAACTTCTCCATGGGCTTTACCGGCGCGGTGCCGGCCAGTACGGCGCTGTCCAGCTCGCTGAACCTGCCGGCGGTGCAACTATTGGAAGCCTATGGGCCCAAGCGTTTTGCCGGCGAAATGCGCATCGGCGGCATGCCCCTGGCGCTGCCGGCGCTGGCCGAGCCGAACCTGGCGTTGATCCTGGGCGGCGCCGGCAGCCGCCTGGAAGACCTGGTCGGTGGCTACAGCGCGTTGGCCCGCGACGGCAAGAGCGCTGCCATCCGTTTGCAGCCCGATGATGTGCTCAAGGAGTGGCCGTTGTTATCGCCGGGTTCGGCGTGGATTGTGCGGCGCATCCTCAGTGGCCAGGCACGGCCGGACCGTGATCCCCGGGCCGAGCTGGTGCAGCGCCCGGTGTTGGCGTGGAAGACGGGCACCAGCTACGGCTTTCGCGATGCCTGGGCCATTGGCGTCGGGCCGCGCTATTTGATTGGTGTGTGGATCGGCCGCCCGGACGGCACCCCGGTGCCCGGCCAGTTTGGCCTGGCCTCGGCGGCGCCGTTGATGCTGCAAGTGCACGATGTGTTGACCAACCGCGACAGCCAGCGCGGCATTATCGCGCCGGTTAAACCCGTGCCGATGAATGTCGGCGTGGCGGCGATCTGTTGGCCCCTGGGCCAGCCCATGAGCCGCAGCGACGCCAATTGCCGGCGCCAGCGGTTTGCCTGGACGCTGGACAACACCACGCCGCCGACCTTGCAGGCCCTGGACCAACCTTTGGGTGTCGGCTTGATGGAAACCGTGTGGGTCAATGCCAAGGGCCTGCGCGTGGCGGCCAGTTGCCCGGGCGCGGTATCGCGGGACATTGCCCTGTGGCCGGCACCGCTGGAACCGTGGTTGCCGAGGATCGAGCGGCGTGACGCACGCATCCCTGCGCCAGACCCGGATTGCCCGCCACCGGCGCTGGCGGCGTCGTCGCCGTTGTCGGTGGTGGGTGTGCGTGAGGGCGATCAACTGCGCTTGCCGGCGGGCAGCCAGCAGCAACTGCGCCTGAAGCTCTCGGCCCTGGGCGGCAGTGGGCGGCGCTGGTGGTTCCTCAATGGTGCGCCGCTGGGCGACAGTGCCAACCAGGACAGCATCAATGCCAGCCTGGAGCAGTTGGGGCGCTATCAACTGAGTGTGCTCGATGAGGCGGGGCAGACGGCCAGGGTTGAGTTCAGCGTGGTTGATTAGATCGCCATCGCAGGCAAGCCGGCTCCCACAGTTTGATTTGTTGACACCGTCCAATGTGGGCGCTGGCTTGCCTGCGATAGTGCCCTGACAAGCAGCGCAAATTTATTTGCCATCCCCGTCTTTGAGCCTGAAGCTATACCCCTTCAGGAGCGCCCCATGAATCTCGAACACCTTACCGAACGCATGCATCGCATCCGCGATAACAACGACTGGAAACAATTCCACAGCCCGAAAAACCTGGCCATGGCCGCCAGCGTAGAGATGGCCGAGCTGGTGGAGATTTTCCAGTGGCTGAGCGAAGACCAGTCGCGCCAGTTGCCCGCCGACAAACTCGCCCATGCCGGCCAGGAAGTGGGGGACATCGTGCTCTATCTGCTGCTGCTCTGCGGTGAGCTGGGCCTGGATATGGATCAAGTGGTCAGCGCCAAGCTGGCCGACAACGAGCGGCGGTTTACCCATGAGTGATCGCCATTTCGACCAGTTGGCCACGCGTTTTGCCGAGAAGATCTACGGCGGTGCCAAGGGCGCGATTCGCCTGGCGGTGTTGCAGGCCGACTTGACCGAGGCCCTGCCGGAGCGGCCGTTGCGCGTGCTGGATATCGGCGCCGGCCTGGGCCATATGTCGTTGTGGCTGGCCGAGCGCGGGCATCATGTGACCTTGGCCGAGCCCGCCGAGCCGATGCTCGAAGGCGCCCGCCAGCGGTTCGCCGCAGCGGGGCAGAGTGCAACGTTCATCCAGGCGCCCTGGCAGGACCTGTTGGGTCAGCTCACCGAGCCCTACGACCTGGTGCTGTGCCACGCCGTGCTGGAATGGCTGGCCGAACCCCATGCGATCCTGCCGGTGCTGCACCAGTTGACGGCGCCGGGTGGCTGGTTGTCCCTGGCGTTCTATAACCGTGATGCGCTGATTTACCGCAACTTGCTCAAGGGCCACTTTCGCAAGATGCGCAAAAATGACATGGCCGGCGAAAAACAGAGCCTGACCCCGCAACAGCCCCTGGACCCACGGGAACTGGCGGCGCAACTTGAAGGCCTGTGGCAGGTCGAAAGCCAGAGCGGGGTGCGGGTCTTCCACGACTATATGCCGGTGGAATTCCAGGCCCGCGCCGATTTGCAGGACTTGTTGGAGATGGAACTCGCTCACCGTCGTCACCCAAGCTTTGCCGGACTTGGGCGTTATTTGCACTGGATCTGCCGTCCGGTTTAAGCGGCCCAGTCTGCGGAGATCGAAATGAAGCGCTGTGCATTGATCCTGCTGTGCCTGGGGCTGGGGGCCTGCTCCAGCAACAACCCGTATGTGGCGGCCTCCAAGCCCATGCCGCCGGCGCCTGCCCAGGCGGCCAACACCTTTGATGCCAGCGCCTACCCGGCGCCGGTGCGTGACTACGGTGCCTATCGCAATTGGGCCTGGCGCAACGGCCAGTTGCCGGCCGGCTCGGCCTGGGCAGATCCTGCGCAGATCGCCGAAGCCGTCAGCGGTGCCCTTGACCAGCGTGGCCTGCGGCCGGTGCATGACCAGCGCGCGCCGGACTTGCTGGTCAGCGCCGATGTGCATCTGGAAAAACGCCTGCGCCAGGTGCAGGACGATTATGGCTACGGCTACGGTGGCTACAACCGCTATGGCAACGGCTACGGCATGTACAACTCGGTGCCGATCGTGCGCACCTATGAAGTGCAAGTCGTGGTGGTGCGCGTCAACCTGTTCGACGCCCGCACGGGCCAGGCGGTATGGAGCGCCAGCGCCGAGACGGGCAGCCAGGGCAGCCTGAGTGAGCGCGGCGATGCCTTGCGCCAGGCTGTGCAGAAGGCCATGACGGCGTATCCTCCCAGTTAACAGCTATTCTCATTTCAGGCTCGGTTTGCCCTTTGGAGAACTACCATGTTGCGTCGTATCGCGTTGCTCGCTTTTGCCGTGCTGCTGGGCGGTTGCCAGACTCATCAGGTCAATCACGATTTTGACGCCAGCCGCGACTTTGCCGCCTACCGCAGTTGGGCCTGGAAAGACCCGGCGTTGCAGTACCGCCCTGACGATCCGCGGATCAAGAGCGACCTGACCGAGCAGCGCATCCGCCAGGCGGTGGCCGATCAGCTCGATCAGCGCGGCTTGCGCTCGGCAGCCCCCGGGGCCAAGGCAGACCTGAACGTGCAGGCCTACCTGATCGTCGAAGACCGTCAGCAGCAAGTCACCACCAACTACGGCGGCGCCTGGGGCGGCCCGTGGAATGGCTACTGGGGCGCACCGATGTACAACGAAACCCGCAACGTCACCTACAAGGTCGCGACCCTCCAGATCGACTTGCTCGACGGCAAGGACGGCAAGCTGGTGTGGCGCGGCAGCGACGAACAGATGATGAGCAACTCGCCCAGCCCCCAGGACCGCAGTGCGGCGATCCGGGCGACAGTGACCAAGGTGCTGTCCAACTATCCGCCACGCTAAGTTGTACTCGGTCCGTGTAGGGCCGCTGCATCACTGCGATGCGGGCGCTGCGGTTTAACAGGTACACCGAGGCGATCCCTTCGCAGCCTCGCCGGGGCTCGACAGCTCCCACATTCGATCTGTGTTTCCAAGATAGATTTGCAGGTGCCGCGGCTCCCCTGTGGGAGCTGTCGAGCCCCGGCGAGGCTGCGATGGGATCGCCTCCTTACACCCGATCCACTGAGGTGCCCGCATCGCAACAATACGGCGGCCCGACAAGCCAGCATCAGGCGCTGTTTATTTCCGTCAGTCGCCAAAGTGGCGACTTGCCAGCGCACCTGCCAAGCCTTGTCTACACTGCTGTTGACTACAGGAGAGTAAGCGCTCGGCAGTTCGCCGGCAAAGGAGTGCTCGATGTCTCCCCGACTTCGTTCTGGCCAGCGTGGCGCAATCGGTCTGGTGTTCGCCGGCACCCTGGCCTTGGCCCTGGTGTTTCTGTTGCTGGTGGTCGATAGCGGCCGCCTGTACCTGGAAAAGCGCAAGCTGCAGGCCGTCGCCGACACTGCCGCCCTGGAAGCCGCCAATCGTGGCGGGCAGTGTTCAGGCAGCACCACCGCCGTCGATTACGCCAAGCAGAATGCCACCCGGAACGGCTTCACCGTTGTCGCCAACGACAGCAGCCGCGCATTGGCGGTGACGTGTGGGACGTTGCTGACCAATGCGGCCAATATCCGTGTCTTTACTGCAGATGCCAGCAAGAATGAAGCCATCCGCGTCGTTGCTACCCGCACGGTGACCACCGGTATCGCCAACGGGGTCTGGAGGTTGTTCAGCGGTACGTATAACGCTAATACGACATTGAGCGCGACGGCCGTTGCGGCGCTGGCGACTCCGGTGGCGGCACTCACAATCCGCAGCACGGCAGTCGTTGTCGATACAGCCAACAAGGCTTCCACTCTCAATGCTCTGTTCGGAGGGTTGTTGGGCGGTGGCCTGAACCTGTCGGTGGCCGGGTGGAATGGTTTAGTTAATACCAATATCTCTCTACTGAGTTACCTGGACCGGCTAAAGCTCGACCTGGGCCTGACAGCGGTCGGCTATACCGAAGTTCTTGGCAATACCGTCGGTGTTGGTCAGCTCATTCAAAGTGCAATCAATGTATTGGACCCCACCAACACATTGGCCACAGATGTGACGATTGTCGGCTTGAACGCGCTCAAGACGGCGGCCGGTGCCACTCAAGTGGTGTTGGGCGATATTCTGCAGATTGCAAGTGGCACGGATGTGGCGTCTCTGGCAGTGAACATGCGGGTGTTTGATCTGATCGAAGGTTTTGTGCAACTGGCCAACAAGAAAAATGGCCTGCTGGCGAGTGTTCCGATCAACGTGCCTGGAGTGGCGCAAATCACTGCGACCGTTCAGGTTTTACAGCCGCCTCAATTATCTGCGGTCGGCAATCCAGCCAAAGCTGTAGCAGCGGGGCATAATCCTGAAACCGGTCCGAATCGCATCTATGTGCGCACGTCTCAATTGCGGGTTCTGCTCTCGGTCAACTTGCCCGTAATGAACACAGTCCTGGATCTGGTGAACGGGGTGACTGGATTGGCAGGACCGCTGGCAAATACGGTGGGTGCACTGCTACAGCTGGATGTTGTGGGCGTGATCAATGCGCTGACGTGTGGCTTGGGAGCACTGTGTACTTCGCCCAGCCTGCAGATTCTGCCTCCGCCTGTCCGTGTGGATATTGCGGTGGAAGCCGCCAGTGCCAGTAGTTGGGTGACAGCCTACAGTTGCGCAAGTCCTACCAATAAAAGCCTGACAACCAGCACCAATACCTCGCTGGTCAATTTGAAACTGGGTCAGGTTGATGGCTTGTCCAGCATTTTCGGCAGCAGTCAAACTCCGCCCCAGATGGTTGTGAAACCATTGAAGGTCGTGGATATCGGTACCGAGTCATGCCGCCGCTTTTTGATATTCAACGACTGCAACGCCCGTGTTCCCTCCGTAGGGGGTGGTATTGGGTTATCTGCCAACATTGATGTGGGTGGGAGTAAAAACCTTGCCCATACATACCTGTCCCCCGATTTGCCGGAAATTTCGCAGCCACCGTTTTATTACGCTTACACCACTAGCAATATCGTCAGCGGGCTCACGGACCCGGCCAAGGGGACGGCAGCGGGTCTTGTTCTAAATATGTACGGCCCACAGCCCGGAAATGAAAACTTACTAGGTAATATCATTGGTGGTCTTGGAACCGTGTTTAACAGCGTAACTTCCCTGTTGATCAATACCATCAAAACCACACTGACACCGTTGCTGGACTCGCTGATCAACACCCTATTACTAGCCTTGGGCGTCGACCTGAACAAAGTGGATGTAGGTGCCAACCTGAGTTGTCAATCAGGCCGCGCCTACCTAGTCATCTAACCCCCCACCCACCACCGGCAACTCCACGCAAAACCGCGCCCCATGTTCACTGTTGGCGACGCTCAGGCGTCCGCCCATGTTTTCCACAATGCCGTAGCTCACCGATAACCCCAGCCCGGTGCCGACGCCAATCGGTTTGGTGGTGAAAAAGGGCTCGAAAATCCGCTCCAGCAGCCGTGCATCAATGCCGCCGCCATTGTCTTCGACCCAGATGCGCACATGGCGGCTGTCGTGTTCGCTATACAGGGCGATCCATGGGCGAAAATCGTGGTTTTTTTCGTGTCGCGCCATCAGCGCATCGCGGGCGTTGACCATCAGGTTGATCAGTACTTGCTCCAGTTGGTCGACATGGCCGTTGACCTGCACCTTGAAGTCCATGGGCGTGATGCGCAGATCCACACCTTTACCGCGCAGGCCTTCGCCCAGCAGTGATTGCGTACCTTCCACCGCCTGGGCCGGGTCGAAGGGCTGTTGCTCGACCTCCGAGCGGCGGCCGAACACGCGCATGTGGTCCACCACCCTGGCCGCACGCTGGACCTGTGCATCGATGCGCTGGAGTTTTTCCGTCAGGTAGTCGAGTTGCACGTCGCCGTTGCCCAGGCGCTTGAGCACGTTGGCGATGGCCATACGCATGACGTTCAGCGGCTGGTTGATCTCATGGGCCAGGCCGGTGGCCATCTCGCCGAGGGTGGCCATTTT comes from the Pseudomonas shahriarae genome and includes:
- a CDS encoding MazG-like family protein: MNLEHLTERMHRIRDNNDWKQFHSPKNLAMAASVEMAELVEIFQWLSEDQSRQLPADKLAHAGQEVGDIVLYLLLLCGELGLDMDQVVSAKLADNERRFTHE
- a CDS encoding pilus assembly protein TadG-related protein codes for the protein MSPRLRSGQRGAIGLVFAGTLALALVFLLLVVDSGRLYLEKRKLQAVADTAALEAANRGGQCSGSTTAVDYAKQNATRNGFTVVANDSSRALAVTCGTLLTNAANIRVFTADASKNEAIRVVATRTVTTGIANGVWRLFSGTYNANTTLSATAVAALATPVAALTIRSTAVVVDTANKASTLNALFGGLLGGGLNLSVAGWNGLVNTNISLLSYLDRLKLDLGLTAVGYTEVLGNTVGVGQLIQSAINVLDPTNTLATDVTIVGLNALKTAAGATQVVLGDILQIASGTDVASLAVNMRVFDLIEGFVQLANKKNGLLASVPINVPGVAQITATVQVLQPPQLSAVGNPAKAVAAGHNPETGPNRIYVRTSQLRVLLSVNLPVMNTVLDLVNGVTGLAGPLANTVGALLQLDVVGVINALTCGLGALCTSPSLQILPPPVRVDIAVEAASASSWVTAYSCASPTNKSLTTSTNTSLVNLKLGQVDGLSSIFGSSQTPPQMVVKPLKVVDIGTESCRRFLIFNDCNARVPSVGGGIGLSANIDVGGSKNLAHTYLSPDLPEISQPPFYYAYTTSNIVSGLTDPAKGTAAGLVLNMYGPQPGNENLLGNIIGGLGTVFNSVTSLLINTIKTTLTPLLDSLINTLLLALGVDLNKVDVGANLSCQSGRAYLVI
- a CDS encoding DUF4136 domain-containing protein, which codes for MKRCALILLCLGLGACSSNNPYVAASKPMPPAPAQAANTFDASAYPAPVRDYGAYRNWAWRNGQLPAGSAWADPAQIAEAVSGALDQRGLRPVHDQRAPDLLVSADVHLEKRLRQVQDDYGYGYGGYNRYGNGYGMYNSVPIVRTYEVQVVVVRVNLFDARTGQAVWSASAETGSQGSLSERGDALRQAVQKAMTAYPPS
- a CDS encoding DUF4136 domain-containing protein, producing the protein MLRRIALLAFAVLLGGCQTHQVNHDFDASRDFAAYRSWAWKDPALQYRPDDPRIKSDLTEQRIRQAVADQLDQRGLRSAAPGAKADLNVQAYLIVEDRQQQVTTNYGGAWGGPWNGYWGAPMYNETRNVTYKVATLQIDLLDGKDGKLVWRGSDEQMMSNSPSPQDRSAAIRATVTKVLSNYPPR
- the pbpC gene encoding peptidoglycan glycosyltransferase PbpC (penicillin-binding protein 1C), whose translation is MNLRIVARATLGSLLVVIALLWLADRLWPLPLPKDDLARVVLAEDGTPLWRFADANGVWRYPVATDEVSPYYLDALLTYEDRWFYQHPGVNPLALVRATWQNLTGARVVSGGSTLSMQVARLLDPHSRTLPGKLRQLWRTAQLEWHLSKDQILNLYLNRAPFGGTLQGVAAASWAYLGKSPQQLTHAEAALLAVLPQAPSRLRPDRHPQRAQEARDKVLRRLAEFQVWPQSAVDEALEEPLLLAPRLEPSLAPLLARRLNRPDSPPLIRTTLDATLQRRLEDLLLGWRARLPEHTSAAILVVEEESMAVRAYLGSVDINDARRFGHVDMISALRSPGSTLKPFLYGMALDAGLIHSESLLQDVPRRYGDYRPGNFSMGFTGAVPASTALSSSLNLPAVQLLEAYGPKRFAGEMRIGGMPLALPALAEPNLALILGGAGSRLEDLVGGYSALARDGKSAAIRLQPDDVLKEWPLLSPGSAWIVRRILSGQARPDRDPRAELVQRPVLAWKTGTSYGFRDAWAIGVGPRYLIGVWIGRPDGTPVPGQFGLASAAPLMLQVHDVLTNRDSQRGIIAPVKPVPMNVGVAAICWPLGQPMSRSDANCRRQRFAWTLDNTTPPTLQALDQPLGVGLMETVWVNAKGLRVAASCPGAVSRDIALWPAPLEPWLPRIERRDARIPAPDPDCPPPALAASSPLSVVGVREGDQLRLPAGSQQQLRLKLSALGGSGRRWWFLNGAPLGDSANQDSINASLEQLGRYQLSVLDEAGQTARVEFSVVD
- a CDS encoding methyltransferase codes for the protein MSDRHFDQLATRFAEKIYGGAKGAIRLAVLQADLTEALPERPLRVLDIGAGLGHMSLWLAERGHHVTLAEPAEPMLEGARQRFAAAGQSATFIQAPWQDLLGQLTEPYDLVLCHAVLEWLAEPHAILPVLHQLTAPGGWLSLAFYNRDALIYRNLLKGHFRKMRKNDMAGEKQSLTPQQPLDPRELAAQLEGLWQVESQSGVRVFHDYMPVEFQARADLQDLLEMELAHRRHPSFAGLGRYLHWICRPV